The genomic region AGTTCCGAAGCCACTATTATTCGGTGCTGCAGTGGCAAGCCCACCATGCCCCAGCGATGGACTATTCCCCGCATTCAAGGTCCCCAGCCCAGGGCTATTAAATCCGGCGGTCTGGGTGGTTGCATCCATCAACGGTGTCATGCCGCCATCTATGAAGTTCTGGAGCTTCCCTCCTCCATAAAGCGCCTCATTGCGTTCACTGACTGCGTGACGAACTTGTTCCACCAAGCCTTGGTCGATGTTTTCTAATGCGACCAGTTCACCATCAGCAACGCCAAAAGAACCGGGACCAATTTCACCACCTGCTAGCGCCTGTTGAATCTCCTGCGGCCACACAACCTCATCGGTGTTGTAGCGCATTCCAGTTCCCGCAATAGCTCCCAAGCCAACGTCGATGTTGTCTCCCCCGCCGGAAGCAGCCGGAGCTTCAGCCAAACTTTGCTGGTTGGGCAACGAACTAGTGACCATCTCCTGCAACTTCGCTTGCCACTTAGCCAACATTGCCGCTTCCATTGCCTTTTGTGCAATGGGATCTGGGATTGCTTTCACGGCTTGCAGATCAGCTGGAATTTCCACGTACCCAAATGGCGCTTGTGAGACCAAATTAAAGGCTCGCTGATTCATCACCGAAGCATTTGCCGCAAATTGTTCACCGGTCGTAGCCAACTCCCGAATCTTGTTAGCCGCACTACGCGTGAATTCACTATCATTTTCACTGTCGATCGTAGAAGCGGCATTGTTTAATTGGTCCACCACTTGCCGAATATTTGAGGCCATCGTATTCCAGTCCACCGCAGCTTGAGCAAGCTCGCCGAACTTTGTGGCATTAAAATTGTTGGCCAATTGGAGCAACGAGGCACCTGGAAACACCACTGGTGGCACGAACGTAAGAGGCACACTTTGGTTACTCGGTTGCGCTGGCAAACCCGCACCTATCGAGCCGACTGCACCGCCGGTATCCGCGAGGTCAAGCCCTCTTGAATTTGAATCTTCTTGCGCTGACAGAGCATCAATCTCAGCAGCCAGCAGCTCACTCGCCCAGCCCACTTGATTTGAGTAAGTCCGGAGCATCTCCTGGGCTGACGCCGGATCTTGTTTGATAGCTCTTCCGTGAATTGCTCCCGCCTCATTTAACCCTGCAATCGCCGAAAACTGTAAACCTAAGTTACTAGTTACGCTTACACCCGTGGTTTCGATTTCTCTTTGAGCAAAGGTCAGTTGACTCAGAGCCCCGTTAAGGGAGTCAATATTAATCCTCATTTTTTCCATCCAGGTCTAATACGGTTAGAAGCTTATTCTGCGCCATTTCGCATGGATCGAGTGCTAATTCCTGATCCATACCTTTAAAAGACTGGAAAGCTATAGCCAAGGTTCCACGGTGCGTTTCAATCGCCGCTTGGCATTCGGTATCAGGGAGATACTCGGAGCGGTGCAGCAGTATTGGGGCGCCTTGGGCTGTCTCCGTCCAACTAATTTCGCCGGAAATACCGTTGTAGTCAATAAAGCTGTGGCGACTTCCTTGAAGTTTGAACACTGCATCGCCATATTCATTTGGTGCAGTAAAGCTACACACTCCATCAACTTCACCTAAGCCCTCCAACATCTCTTTGTCGTAAAGACCAGCTTCTTCGAGGAAGTCGTCAGGCATCTCAAGGCAGGGCTTGTATTGGATAAAGTCGGGATCGCGACGGTCAAAGCTCCCTAGTGGTGGAAAGACAGAT from Corynebacterium ammoniagenes DSM 20306 harbors:
- a CDS encoding DUF3558 family protein, coding for MKPGKKLFVASLLVAAAAVQSACSANIGATETADASTPVETASPQPPSDKSTDDADTTAEDSSREAESVFPPLGSFDRRDPDFIQYKPCLEMPDDFLEEAGLYDKEMLEGLGEVDGVCSFTAPNEYGDAVFKLQGSRHSFIDYNGISGEISWTETAQGAPILLHRSEYLPDTECQAAIETHRGTLAIAFQSFKGMDQELALDPCEMAQNKLLTVLDLDGKNED